In Nostoc sp. GT001, a genomic segment contains:
- the ovoA gene encoding 5-histidylcysteine sulfoxide synthase translates to MNSLQSAKPPKLDNCNNQTILDYFENAWQLEDMLLKSLVGEETFYLNPDPLRNPLIFYLGHSAIFYINKLIQVGLLEKCLNPEYEILFEIGVDPEKPEELNAAIAHLEWPQVAQTWEYRERAYSVISELIKTTQITLPIHPNHPLWALMMGIEHQRIHIETSSMLIRQLPIERVKRPQNWQYAPFNGYTPQNEMIEVAGGVVKLGKALDDSTYGWDIDYGDRTVEVAPFFASKYLITNSDFIYFVKAGGYENQEYWDEESWNWKTRYNIQCPKFWLHENGSYKYRAMFDEIDLPLDWPVEVNHYEAMAYCRWQGKDTRLMSEAEYHLATYGNSLLDRVENYNLNLKFGSPSPVGMLETAKSSLGLYDLRGNVWEWLSNNLNPLPGYQPHFLYEDNSAIFFDDKHQMMLGGCWITNGTEALKYYRNWFRPNFYQHAGFRIVQDIKD, encoded by the coding sequence ATGAATAGTCTGCAATCTGCTAAACCTCCAAAACTTGATAATTGTAATAACCAAACGATCCTCGATTACTTTGAGAATGCTTGGCAACTGGAAGATATGTTATTGAAAAGTTTAGTTGGGGAAGAGACATTTTATCTCAACCCTGACCCTTTGAGAAATCCTCTAATTTTTTATCTGGGACATTCAGCAATTTTCTACATCAATAAATTAATTCAGGTGGGGTTATTAGAAAAATGCCTCAATCCAGAGTATGAAATTTTGTTTGAAATTGGAGTAGATCCAGAAAAACCAGAAGAGTTGAATGCAGCGATCGCGCATTTGGAATGGCCGCAAGTTGCACAAACTTGGGAATATCGAGAACGAGCATATTCCGTAATTTCCGAACTAATTAAGACAACCCAAATTACTCTACCAATTCATCCCAATCATCCCCTTTGGGCTTTAATGATGGGGATTGAACACCAACGTATTCACATTGAAACTTCTTCGATGTTAATTCGCCAACTACCAATTGAGAGAGTGAAACGTCCTCAAAATTGGCAATATGCCCCTTTTAATGGTTACACTCCTCAAAACGAAATGATAGAAGTTGCTGGTGGGGTAGTAAAACTCGGTAAAGCCTTAGATGATTCAACTTATGGATGGGATATTGATTATGGCGATCGCACTGTTGAAGTTGCACCCTTTTTCGCTAGTAAATATCTGATTACTAATTCCGATTTTATCTATTTTGTCAAGGCTGGTGGCTACGAAAATCAAGAATATTGGGATGAAGAATCTTGGAATTGGAAAACTCGATACAATATTCAATGTCCTAAATTTTGGTTACATGAAAATGGTAGCTACAAATATCGAGCTATGTTTGATGAAATCGATTTACCCTTAGATTGGCCTGTGGAAGTCAATCATTATGAAGCAATGGCTTATTGTCGTTGGCAAGGGAAAGATACTCGTTTAATGAGTGAAGCAGAATACCATTTAGCAACTTATGGTAATAGTTTGTTAGATCGTGTAGAAAATTATAATCTCAATTTAAAATTTGGTTCACCTAGTCCCGTTGGGATGTTAGAAACAGCCAAAAGTTCTTTGGGATTGTATGATTTACGCGGCAATGTTTGGGAATGGTTGAGTAATAACTTAAACCCTCTTCCAGGATATCAACCTCATTTTCTTTATGAAGATAATTCTGCGATATTCTTTGATGATAAACATCAAATGATGTTAGGAGGATGTTGGATAACCAATGGTACAGAAGCTTTAAAATATTACCGCAACTGGTTCCGTCCAAATTTTTATCAGCACGCTGGTTTTCGGATTGTTCAAGATATCAAAGATTAA
- a CDS encoding DUF4349 domain-containing protein, with protein MYASTKLPRTSALFLSALLGGVIFTSCASSERSTNSALPQMAADGMANRASAPAGESSISQKAQASPIARSRPQLIKKAAISLTVNSVDQTVDAVSQIINKQQGDLIGLKQQQPKSDNPRYTATIQLRVAENLLEPTLEQLAKLGTVESRNITAEDVGDRLVDFQARLTNLQKTEANLQKIMDRAGSVRDVLSVAQELSNVRQTIEQINAQLKSLQNQVAYSTITLNLEAAVSSTSPQPALGLQVQETWNNSTHSLSAFSVGLLKLGIWLIVYSPYLLIFVALIYGFNRWRRTHSPRLTQTPESTSSE; from the coding sequence ATGTACGCTTCGACTAAATTACCGCGCACATCTGCTTTATTTTTAAGTGCGTTATTGGGAGGGGTGATTTTCACTAGTTGCGCTTCTTCTGAACGCTCAACCAATTCGGCTTTACCTCAAATGGCCGCCGATGGGATGGCAAATCGAGCATCTGCACCTGCTGGTGAAAGCAGTATTTCCCAAAAGGCGCAAGCTTCACCAATAGCGCGTTCTCGTCCCCAACTCATCAAAAAGGCAGCAATCTCTTTGACTGTCAACTCTGTAGATCAGACTGTTGATGCTGTTTCACAAATTATCAATAAACAGCAAGGGGATTTAATCGGGTTGAAACAACAACAACCCAAAAGTGACAACCCACGTTACACAGCAACAATACAATTACGGGTAGCAGAGAACCTGTTGGAACCTACCTTAGAACAACTAGCTAAATTGGGCACTGTTGAGAGTCGTAATATCACTGCCGAAGATGTAGGCGATCGCCTTGTAGATTTCCAAGCCAGATTAACCAATTTGCAGAAAACTGAAGCCAATTTACAAAAAATTATGGATCGGGCTGGTTCTGTCAGAGATGTGCTTAGTGTTGCCCAAGAATTAAGTAATGTCAGACAAACCATAGAACAAATCAATGCCCAATTGAAAAGCCTACAAAATCAAGTTGCTTATTCCACCATTACGCTGAACCTAGAAGCCGCAGTTTCTAGTACCAGTCCCCAACCTGCCTTGGGTTTGCAAGTTCAAGAAACTTGGAACAACTCTACCCACTCTTTGAGTGCATTTTCTGTTGGCTTACTCAAGCTGGGTATTTGGTTAATTGTTTACAGTCCCTATTTGTTAATTTTTGTTGCTCTTATCTATGGCTTTAACCGTTGGCGGCGAACTCATTCACCACGTTTGACACAAACACCAGAATCAACTAGCTCTGAGTAA
- a CDS encoding NAD(P)/FAD-dependent oxidoreductase, giving the protein MVNSLDNNPPHQVVIVGGGFGGLYAAKTLAKAAVNVTLIDKRNFHLFQPLLYQVATGALSPADISSPLRSVLSKSKNTTVLLGEVNNIDSQAQKVIVGDEAIPYDTLIVATGAKHSYFGKDNWEEFAPGLKTVEDAIEMRRRIFSAFEAAEKETDPEKRRAWLTFVIVGGGPIGVELAGAIAELANQTLKEDFRNIDTSEAKILLLEGLDRVLPPFAPELSQEAEASLTRLGVVVQTKTLVTNIENDVVTLKQGDEVKEIASKTVLWAAGVKASAMGKVLAEHTGAECDRAGRIIVEPDLSIKGHPNIFVVGDLANFSHQNGKPLPGVAPVAKQEGEYVATLVQQRLAGKSLPPFAYKDHGSLAMIGHNSAVVDLGFMKLKGFFAWLFWLVIHIYFLIEFDNKLVVMIQWAWNYFTRNRGARLITGKESITEFVISDRNNYSADNKQLSKCLNWELGIGHWALGMGERILITPNS; this is encoded by the coding sequence ATGGTAAATTCACTTGACAATAATCCACCCCATCAAGTTGTAATCGTTGGTGGTGGTTTCGGTGGACTTTATGCAGCAAAAACACTCGCCAAAGCGGCAGTAAACGTTACTCTGATTGATAAACGTAACTTTCATCTATTTCAACCTCTCTTATACCAAGTCGCTACAGGTGCGCTGTCTCCGGCTGATATTTCTTCGCCGTTGCGTTCTGTCCTCAGCAAGAGCAAGAATACGACAGTGCTGCTGGGAGAGGTGAATAATATTGATTCACAAGCGCAAAAAGTTATTGTAGGCGACGAAGCAATTCCTTACGATACGTTAATTGTCGCCACAGGTGCGAAGCATTCCTACTTTGGCAAAGATAACTGGGAAGAATTCGCCCCAGGCTTGAAAACTGTAGAAGATGCGATAGAAATGCGTCGCCGGATTTTTTCGGCCTTTGAAGCCGCAGAAAAAGAAACCGATCCAGAAAAACGCCGGGCTTGGTTAACTTTTGTAATTGTGGGTGGTGGCCCAATAGGTGTAGAGTTAGCTGGTGCGATCGCAGAATTAGCAAATCAAACCCTCAAAGAAGACTTCCGCAACATCGACACATCAGAAGCCAAGATTTTGCTATTAGAAGGTTTGGATCGAGTTTTGCCACCTTTTGCACCAGAGTTATCACAAGAAGCGGAAGCATCCCTGACGCGCTTGGGTGTGGTTGTGCAGACAAAAACATTGGTAACAAATATTGAAAATGATGTTGTTACCCTCAAACAAGGCGATGAAGTTAAAGAAATTGCCTCAAAAACGGTATTATGGGCAGCAGGTGTGAAAGCTTCCGCAATGGGAAAAGTGTTAGCAGAACACACTGGTGCAGAGTGCGATCGCGCTGGACGGATTATTGTTGAACCTGACTTGAGTATTAAGGGACATCCCAATATTTTTGTAGTTGGTGACTTAGCAAATTTTTCTCATCAAAATGGTAAACCCCTACCTGGTGTTGCACCTGTAGCGAAGCAAGAAGGTGAATATGTAGCAACATTAGTTCAACAGCGGCTTGCAGGTAAAAGTTTGCCACCCTTTGCTTATAAGGATCATGGTAGTTTAGCAATGATTGGGCACAATTCTGCTGTGGTAGATTTGGGCTTTATGAAGCTGAAAGGTTTCTTTGCATGGCTGTTTTGGCTAGTGATTCACATCTACTTCCTAATTGAATTTGACAACAAATTAGTAGTAATGATTCAGTGGGCGTGGAATTACTTTACTCGTAATCGCGGAGCAAGATTGATTACAGGTAAAGAATCAATTACGGAGTTTGTAATTAGCGATCGCAACAATTATTCAGCCGATAATAAACAGCTTAGTAAATGTCTAAATTGGGAATTGGGCATTGGGCATTGGGCATTGGGCATGGGAGAAAGAATTCTTATAACTCCTAACTCCTAA
- a CDS encoding SAM-dependent methyltransferase, with product MKDIFFCPEESNFYSNCLESFVIRNCQNSESIVEFGSGDGSPVINSLLRNKFDGVIQGFELNTSAWKVANSTIDEYNLTNKYIIHNSSLFNSSQPDAEYLVANPPYLPAPDNDIYMPLLFGGVDGATVTNELLSLGYENVLVLISSFSNPINTLNIAKQNGYYVHNFMVLPLQFGYYSSDPKVKKHIEKLQKNQMAFYSGDYYFLAGVLFKKYRESVIDLSNQLAQVMTSL from the coding sequence ATGAAAGATATCTTTTTTTGTCCTGAAGAATCTAATTTCTACTCAAATTGCTTAGAAAGTTTTGTGATCAGAAATTGCCAAAATTCCGAATCTATTGTGGAGTTTGGTTCAGGAGATGGCAGCCCTGTAATTAATTCGTTATTGAGAAATAAGTTTGATGGAGTCATCCAGGGATTTGAATTAAATACTTCTGCATGGAAAGTTGCAAATTCAACCATTGATGAATACAATCTCACTAATAAATACATCATTCACAACTCATCTTTGTTTAACTCTTCTCAACCCGATGCTGAGTATCTTGTAGCCAATCCGCCCTATCTCCCCGCACCAGATAACGATATTTATATGCCACTCTTATTTGGGGGTGTAGATGGAGCTACAGTTACCAATGAGCTTTTATCGTTAGGTTATGAAAATGTGTTGGTTTTAATATCTAGCTTTTCTAATCCAATCAATACGTTGAACATAGCAAAACAAAATGGTTATTATGTTCACAACTTCATGGTGTTACCTTTGCAGTTCGGCTACTATAGCTCTGACCCCAAGGTAAAGAAGCACATCGAAAAACTCCAAAAAAATCAGATGGCATTTTATTCTGGCGATTATTATTTTTTAGCTGGAGTTTTATTTAAAAAATACCGGGAGTCTGTAATTGATTTATCTAATCAATTAGCTCAGGTGATGACTAGTTTGTGA
- a CDS encoding glycerophosphodiester phosphodiesterase: MTTTLQNASPIIIAHRGASGYRPEHTLAAYELAIALGADYIEPDLVSTKDGILIARHENEISETTDVASHPEFAHLQTTKIIDGESKTGWFTEDFTLTELKTLRAKERIPQVRSQNIPYDGLFEIPTLQEIIDLVKVKSGEINRTIGIYPETKHPTYFQSIGLALEAPLLATLTANGYQGANAPVFIQSFEVGNLQDLSTKTDLPLVQLLNNSGKPYDFVVSGCVGVGVASVCDTLRERREAHRRHRTYADLVTASGLEEIAKYAQAIGIHKNLLVPRDNNGKLRSPTSLVIDAHAAGLLVHVWTFRNEDCFLPLDFQGNPQGEYELFFSLGVDGVFSDYPDTAACHSTLQW; encoded by the coding sequence ATGACTACAACTTTGCAAAATGCATCTCCAATTATCATTGCACACCGAGGTGCTAGCGGTTATCGTCCCGAACATACTTTAGCTGCTTATGAATTAGCGATCGCACTAGGGGCTGATTATATTGAACCTGATTTAGTTTCCACTAAAGATGGTATTTTAATTGCTCGTCACGAAAATGAGATTTCTGAAACCACCGACGTTGCAAGCCATCCAGAATTTGCTCATCTTCAAACCACTAAAATAATTGATGGCGAATCAAAAACTGGCTGGTTTACGGAAGACTTTACCCTAACAGAACTGAAAACACTACGAGCTAAAGAGCGAATTCCTCAAGTGCGATCGCAAAATATCCCCTATGATGGACTTTTTGAAATTCCCACTCTGCAAGAAATAATCGATTTAGTCAAGGTTAAAAGTGGCGAAATTAATCGGACGATTGGTATTTACCCAGAAACTAAGCATCCAACTTACTTTCAATCTATTGGGTTAGCCCTAGAAGCACCCCTACTTGCAACTTTAACAGCCAACGGTTATCAGGGAGCTAACGCACCTGTTTTTATTCAGTCTTTTGAAGTAGGTAATTTACAAGATTTATCCACAAAGACTGATTTACCTCTAGTGCAATTGCTGAATAACAGTGGTAAACCTTATGATTTTGTCGTTAGTGGTTGCGTAGGCGTTGGCGTAGCCTCTGTCTGCGACACGCTGCGCGAACGTAGAGAAGCCCACCGTAGGCATCGCACTTATGCAGATTTAGTTACTGCATCAGGTTTAGAAGAAATTGCCAAATATGCACAAGCGATAGGAATTCATAAAAATTTACTGGTTCCGAGAGACAACAATGGTAAATTGCGATCGCCTACATCTTTAGTGATAGATGCTCATGCGGCTGGTTTGCTGGTTCATGTCTGGACTTTCCGCAATGAAGACTGTTTTTTGCCACTGGATTTTCAAGGAAATCCCCAAGGTGAATATGAACTATTTTTCAGCTTAGGTGTTGATGGCGTATTTAGCGACTACCCAGATACGGCAGCTTGCCACTCTACTCTTCAGTGGTAA
- a CDS encoding SET domain-containing methyltransferase: MNILESISAAKINSHITIQKTAKGRGVFASKKFAQGETVVVGIPIEEVPERTIYSFQIDFNLYVNLDEPAVVINHSCDPNTGVRNNQFGGYDFVALGDIEAGEEITWDYETTEYESIAVSRCLCGSLSCRGKTLGFKFREQMLRDTYEEYIADYLKTQSK; this comes from the coding sequence ATGAATATACTAGAGTCGATTTCAGCTGCAAAGATCAATTCCCATATCACGATTCAAAAAACAGCAAAAGGACGAGGAGTTTTTGCTAGCAAAAAATTTGCCCAAGGAGAAACTGTCGTGGTGGGTATCCCCATTGAAGAAGTTCCTGAACGAACAATTTATTCCTTTCAGATAGATTTTAATTTGTATGTCAACCTAGACGAGCCTGCTGTCGTCATTAACCATTCTTGTGATCCAAATACTGGGGTAAGAAATAATCAGTTTGGAGGATATGACTTTGTTGCTTTGGGCGATATAGAAGCAGGTGAGGAAATTACCTGGGACTACGAAACCACTGAATATGAATCAATTGCTGTTTCTCGATGCTTGTGCGGATCTTTATCTTGTCGAGGGAAAACATTAGGATTCAAATTCCGCGAACAAATGTTGCGTGATACTTACGAGGAGTACATTGCAGATTATCTCAAAACTCAAAGCAAATGA
- a CDS encoding DMT family transporter — MQTENNLRFKGIILLIFVNIIGSTTFPLTKDIVGSLSPSALIATRFVIAAAVFTLNLRNLNKLLVRDGILLGLLLFFFLAIETIALKTIPANRAAFIGSLNALIVPLLGWLMSQRVPLKTFLAAGVAVIGIGVMFWEGGELGIGDLLMFVDAFVYAAYILFLERVASRHPTLTLTSVQLLFIATIGVLWSNTQIINQFEVIRQHWGAILYLGLLATAAVIWLQTIAQQWVSSDEAALLFTLEPLFATIFSFWLLGEHLGIRGLIGAILVLVALVLSQSPQKIEPEAKVEVQSS; from the coding sequence ATGCAGACTGAAAATAACTTGCGTTTCAAGGGCATAATACTGCTTATTTTTGTTAATATAATTGGTTCTACAACTTTTCCATTGACCAAAGACATCGTTGGTAGCCTTTCACCAAGTGCATTGATTGCTACACGCTTTGTCATAGCCGCAGCAGTTTTTACCCTAAATTTACGTAATCTTAACAAACTTTTAGTTCGTGATGGTATATTACTAGGACTTTTGCTTTTCTTTTTCTTAGCGATAGAAACAATTGCGCTCAAGACTATACCAGCAAACCGGGCGGCATTCATTGGCAGTTTGAATGCCTTGATTGTCCCGCTGCTGGGATGGCTGATGAGTCAGCGCGTACCGTTGAAAACTTTCCTAGCCGCTGGAGTCGCTGTCATCGGTATTGGCGTGATGTTTTGGGAAGGGGGAGAACTAGGAATCGGCGATCTATTAATGTTCGTTGATGCTTTTGTCTATGCAGCCTACATACTTTTCCTAGAGCGAGTCGCCTCCCGTCACCCCACTTTAACGCTCACTAGCGTTCAACTTTTGTTCATTGCAACGATAGGGGTACTCTGGAGTAACACACAAATTATTAACCAATTTGAGGTAATTCGCCAGCACTGGGGAGCAATTCTTTACTTAGGGTTGTTGGCGACGGCTGCTGTCATCTGGCTTCAAACAATAGCACAGCAATGGGTTTCTTCTGACGAAGCTGCTTTACTTTTTACACTTGAGCCATTGTTCGCCACAATTTTTTCGTTTTGGCTACTTGGAGAACATCTGGGAATACGCGGTCTAATTGGCGCGATTCTTGTGTTAGTTGCTTTGGTTCTAAGTCAAAGCCCTCAAAAGATTGAGCCGGAAGCAAAAGTTGAGGTACAGAGCAGTTAA
- the ilvC gene encoding ketol-acid reductoisomerase, with product MAWMYYDEDANLDLLAGKTIAIIGYGSQGHAHALNLKDSGLNVIVGLYPGSKSVAKAEAAGLTVKNVADAANAADFIMILLPDEVQKTIYKNEIEPNLEEGNVLAFAHGFNIHFGQVVPPANVDVVMVAPKGPGHLVRRTYEGGEGVPALFAVYQDASGQARDRAMSYAKGIGGTRASVLETTFREETETDLFGEQAVLCGGLSALIKAGFETLVEAGYQPELAYFECLHEVKLIVDLVVEGGLAKMRDSISNTAEYGDYTRGPRIVTEQTKAEMQKILSEIQSGQFAREFVLENQAGKPGFTAMRRKEAEHKIEEVGKDLRAMFSWLKKA from the coding sequence ATGGCCTGGATGTATTATGACGAAGATGCCAATTTAGACCTTTTGGCTGGAAAAACTATTGCTATCATTGGCTATGGTTCCCAAGGTCATGCCCACGCTCTCAATCTCAAAGATAGTGGTTTGAATGTGATTGTGGGACTATATCCGGGTAGTAAGTCAGTTGCAAAAGCTGAAGCAGCTGGTTTAACTGTGAAAAATGTTGCAGATGCCGCTAATGCTGCTGACTTCATCATGATTTTGTTACCTGATGAAGTCCAAAAAACGATTTACAAAAATGAGATTGAACCAAATCTCGAAGAAGGTAATGTGTTGGCTTTTGCCCACGGCTTCAATATTCACTTTGGGCAAGTTGTACCACCTGCTAACGTCGATGTGGTGATGGTAGCACCCAAAGGTCCGGGGCACTTGGTACGACGGACTTATGAAGGTGGGGAAGGTGTACCAGCGCTGTTTGCAGTTTATCAAGATGCCAGTGGTCAGGCACGCGATCGCGCCATGTCTTATGCTAAAGGTATCGGTGGTACTCGTGCTAGTGTTCTGGAAACTACTTTCCGCGAAGAAACCGAAACAGATTTATTTGGCGAACAAGCAGTATTGTGCGGTGGTTTGAGTGCTTTAATCAAAGCCGGATTTGAAACTTTGGTAGAAGCTGGTTATCAACCAGAATTGGCTTATTTTGAATGTCTGCATGAAGTCAAGCTGATTGTTGACTTGGTTGTAGAAGGTGGTTTAGCCAAGATGCGCGACAGCATTTCTAACACTGCTGAATATGGCGATTACACCCGTGGCCCACGGATTGTTACCGAACAAACCAAAGCTGAAATGCAGAAGATTCTCAGCGAAATTCAATCTGGGCAATTTGCACGAGAATTTGTTCTGGAAAACCAAGCTGGTAAACCAGGATTTACCGCTATGCGTCGTAAAGAAGCTGAACACAAAATTGAGGAAGTTGGTAAAGATTTACGCGCTATGTTTAGCTGGTTGAAAAAGGCTTAA
- a CDS encoding DUF3466 family protein → MVLLKWKSCIAAITFTAISLSASKSALAVSLYSVTDLGNLAGEAYSYATDINDSGEVAINTLGKSFFYSNGSLKTISPLPGDNQLAVTGINNLGQVVGNSVNINNFTGNNPFLYSNGLTQPLPIQNAIPYAINDRTQVVGGASGLGPFLYGDGVATSIGTPGTVAYGLNNLGQAVGILNSGRAFLYENGQTTNLGTLPGDSYSQANDVNDLGQVVGSSGLTGVNDSRAFVYTSSTGLQDLGRLRPTDLFSTGLGINNLDQVVGFSGTNNNFFAADGNGLRAFLYSDKTLYDLNNLIAPSSQSGFTLTAASAINNKGQIVGRGAVNGELHAFLLTPISSVSVAEPTSGVPILSFGAGVILFAAFKRKPHSKSAAI, encoded by the coding sequence ATGGTTTTACTTAAGTGGAAATCCTGTATAGCAGCAATTACCTTCACCGCAATCAGTCTTTCTGCATCTAAGTCGGCATTGGCGGTATCTTTATACTCAGTTACTGACTTAGGCAATCTTGCAGGAGAAGCCTACAGTTACGCTACAGATATTAATGACTCAGGTGAGGTAGCCATTAATACTTTGGGTAAGTCNTTTTTTTACAGCAATGGTTCGCTCAAAACAATTAGTCCGTTGCCTGGTGATAATCAACTTGCAGTGACTGGTATCAATAACTTGGGGCAAGTAGTTGGTAATTCGGTTAATATTAATAACTTTACTGGAAATAACCCTTTCCTGTACAGCAATGGCCTCACCCAACCTCTTCCAATTCAAAATGCTATTCCTTATGCAATTAACGATCGCACCCAAGTAGTAGGGGGAGCGAGCGGACTTGGGCCTTTTTTGTACGGTGATGGTGTAGCAACCAGCATAGGAACTCCTGGTACTGTTGCTTACGGTTTAAATAACTTGGGACAAGCAGTAGGTATTCTCAATTCAGGAAGAGCTTTTCTGTATGAAAACGGACAAACTACTAACTTGGGAACTTTGCCAGGTGACAGCTACAGTCAAGCAAACGATGTTAATGACTTAGGACAAGTAGTTGGTAGTTCGGGACTGACTGGCGTAAATGATAGTCGTGCTTTTGTGTACACTTCTAGCACGGGACTCCAAGACCTTGGTAGGTTACGTCCTACAGATTTGTTTAGTACTGGTTTGGGGATTAATAATTTGGATCAAGTAGTCGGGTTTTCTGGCACTAACAATAACTTTTTTGCCGCAGATGGCAATGGTTTACGGGCTTTTCTTTATAGTGATAAGACTCTGTACGACTTAAATAACCTGATTGCTCCTAGTTCACAGAGTGGCTTTACCTTGACAGCGGCATCTGCCATTAATAATAAGGGACAAATTGTCGGTCGTGGTGCAGTTAATGGTGAATTACACGCCTTTCTGTTGACGCCAATCTCATCTGTCTCTGTAGCTGAACCAACTTCAGGTGTTCCTATTTTGTCGTTTGGCGCTGGTGTAATTTTATTTGCTGCATTTAAGCGCAAACCTCATTCTAAAAGTGCAGCCATATAA